From a single Phocoena sinus isolate mPhoSin1 chromosome 1, mPhoSin1.pri, whole genome shotgun sequence genomic region:
- the GRHL3 gene encoding grainyhead-like protein 3 homolog — protein sequence MSNELDFRSVRLLKNDPVNFQKFPYTNEDEAWKTYLENPLTAATKAMMRVNGDDESVAALSFLYDYYMGPKEKRLLSSSTGGRNDQGKRYYHGMEYEMDLTPLESPTHLMKFLTENVSGAPEYPDVLKKNNLMSLEGAAPTPGKAALLTPGPSKLEAGSVDGYLLPTSDVYDNGSLSSLFESIHGVPPTQRWQPDSTFKDDPQESLLFPDILKTSPEPPCPEDYPSPKSDFEYTLGSPKAIHIKSGESPMAYLNKGQFYPVTLRTPAGGKGLALSSSKVKSVVMVVFDNEKGPVEQLRFWKHWHSRQPTAKQRVIDVADCKENFNTVQHIEEVAYNALSFVWNVNEEAKVFIGINCLSTDFSSQKGVKGVPLNLQVDTYDCGSGTERLVHRAVCQIKIFCDKGAERKMRDDERKQFRRKVKCPDSSNSGIKGSLLSGFRGNETTYLRPEADLETPPVLFIPNVHFSGLQRPGGAVPSAGHGTSSRLPLKRTCSPFTEEFEPLPSKQAKEDDLQRVLLYVRRETEEVFDALMLKTPDLKGLRSAISEKYGFPEENIYKVYKKCKRGILVNMDNNIIQHYSNHVAFLLDMGELDGKIQIILKEL from the exons ATGTCGAATGAACTTGA TTTCAGATCTGTACGGCTGCTAAAGAACGACCCAGTTAACTTCCAGAAATTCCCCTACACTAACGAGGATGAGGCCTGGAAGACCTACCTTGAAAATCCCTTGACAGCGGCCACGAAGGCCATGATGAGAGTCAATGGAGACGATGAGAGCGTTGCAGCCCTGAGCTTCCTCTACGATTACTACATG GGCCCCAAGGAGAAGCGGCTACTATCCTCCAGCACTGGGGGCCGGAACGACCAAGGAAAGAG GTACTACCATGGCATGGAATATGAGATGGACCTCACCCCCCTTGAAAGTCCCACGCACCTCATGAAATTCCTGACAGAGAATGTGTCTGGAGCCCCAGAGTACCCAGATGTGCTCAAGAAGAATAACCTAATGAGCTTGGAGGGGGCTGCACCCACACCGGGCAAGGCAGCTCTCCTCACCCCAGGCCCCAGCAAGCTGGAAGCTGGCTCTGTGGACGGCTACCTGCTGCCCACCAGTGATGTGTATGATAATGGCTCCCTCAGCTCCTTGTTTGAGAGCATTCATGGGGTGCCTCCCACACAGCGCTGGCAGCCTGACAGCACCTTCAAAGATGACCCACAGGAG TCACTGCTCTTCCCAGATATCCTGAAAACATCCCCGGAACCCCCATGTCCAGAGGACTATCCCAGCCCCAAGAG TGACTTTGAGTATACCCTGGGCTCCCCTAAAGCCATCCACATCAAATCGGGTGAGTCACCCATGGCCTACCTCAACAAGGGCCAGTTCTACCCTGTCACCCTGCGGACCCCAGCAGGCGGCAAAGGCCTTGCCTTGTCCTCCAGCAAAGTCAAG AGTGTGGTCATGGTGGTCTTCGACAACGAGAAGGGCCCGGTGGAGCAGCTGCGCTTCTGGAAGCACTGGCATTCCCGGCAGCCCACCGCCAAGCAGCGGGTCATCGATGTGG CTGACTGCAAAGAAAACTTCAACACTGTGCAACACATCGAGGAGGTGGCCTATAATGCACTGTCCTTCGTGTGGAACGTCAACGAGGAGGCCAAG gtGTTCATCGGCATAAACTGCCTCAGCACAGACTTCTCCTCGCAGAAGGGGGTGAAGGGCGTCCCCCTGAACCTGCAGGTCGACACCTACGACTGTGGCTCGGGCACTGAGCGCCTGGTACACCGAGCCGTCTGCCAGATCAAGATCTTTTGTGACAAG GGAGCGGAAAGGAAGATGCGGGATGATGAGCGGAAGCAGTTCCGGAGGAAGGTCAAGTGCCCCGACTCCAGCAACAGTG GCATCAAGGGCTCCCTGCTATCCGGCTTCAGGGGCAATGAGACCACCTACCTGCGGCCTGAGGCAGACCTGGAGACCCCGCCAGTGCTGTTCATCCCCAACGTGCACTTCTCTGGCCTGCAGCGACCTGGAGGG GCAGTGCCCTCAGCAGGACACGGCACCTCCAGCAG GCTGCCTCTGAAGCGTACCTGCTCCCCCTTCACCGAGGAGTTTGAGCCTCTGCCCTCCAAACAGGCCAAGGAAGATGATCTACAGAGAG TGCTGTTGTACGTGCGGAGAGAGACTGAGGAGGTGTTTGACGCCCTCATGTTGAAGACCCCGGACCTGAAGGGCCTGAGGAGTGCG